The nucleotide sequence gtcaatgctatctcaaagcaagTCCATGGTACTCCGAATCTGAACAGGAACAattgaagcccaatgttaaatgtttcctgctcaattatccaaacaccgttgtatggataatgtcatgaaaattctctcccgtacctaaagagttttctacgttGTATCCTGTCatagatatcatgctctgcttgcccttgggaaggatataccactgaatgtgtttaaacacatttttcctttccattgttctgtttaacctgatgatcacgttttcctttccattggtttgtttgacctttctggTGATatttatgatctaagcagtattaattccctgcttatgttaacacctccgtgtacaattctgtcagtaagaccctgttgcttttgttgatgacattctggtaaccaccgatggacgagaaccttgcctattggtccgcctcgttcaacgagcgggaaaatggttctcttcgtcccctgcccttggtaccgacgctattgccgacataaccgacaggtTATGGTCTGACCTGCATGGTTATCATAACCATGCAAGATGACACCACTCTTTCTgtctttaacccacatggtgggcccaaaacccacatgtcccaggatcgaaacttgactcccctgtacaccctgttgccaaagatattcctcgcgcttgacttgatatgtaattcgcgagccaccttcctagtgatctactctggtatcaggcgcaatacttatctcgtgccctgaaaccctttcaccttctatctaggcatcgaatgattgcctatccgcttgataCTTCTTACTATACCTTCTTGCttggctctcgatgtgtttcatttgaccAACTCGAGAGATACCCCTGTGTTCATTCATGGGATAACCCCCGATGGTTAACCCTTATagcatcctatcgttgtagagctgccccttacatATTCgttagtacgatggagttccccgaagaaaggacgacaacttcatcatgatgacatgaagtagaggaatgaagacatcaatgtcatggatcgacctcttcgagaagagcaactatgaccgagaagaatcgttagaatttcgtaactagatCCCTTCCCCCCTgtaaccgctcctaaatctcgggacgagatttcttgtagtggaggagaattgtgacgctcagataattaaactacagtaatCTTATGTTAATGCGCCAGGTCATcgcgattactgttgttaaactcgcgttgattcgaatccggtccaaatttcaaattcaaattaaagtccaagattcaaatttctcaaacctgcaaaataaaatgttcaaagtgtggcaaatctTCCATATCCAATTATGGTACTGACTCAACATTTTTGTAAAAGTATTTAAATGCTCTTTTGTGACTAAAGAAGTGACTAAACCAATTATTAAATGCctttaaataataaacaaatacaAACATGTTTTATTATTGTGCCAAATTAATTATGGCAGTAGCCTAAATAGTAATACTAATTTTTGGGCTAGGATTATATTTTACAAAGCTAATAATAAATAAATGAAAGGAAACTTAATTGAAAACAGAAACTAatagaaagaaaaacagaaaggagCAAAACTAAAAAAAGCCTACACTATGCACACTCCCAAAAACACCCGGTCCCCTTCCCCTTTTCATCGATCAAGGCGTGGCGCCCATCCCCTACCGCCATGGCTGCGCCGTGGACACGAGGCGCCCATCCGTCGGCTCTGCGTGCTGGATAAGAGCATCCCGACGCCCCTCCCAGGCAACCCTAGTTCTCATTCCCCTTCTTGCGTCGTTCTCTCGCGGACGACATACACACGCACCGCGGACGCCATGGTCGATCTCGTACTCATGGCCACCATGCTCCCCGGCGTTTGGGATGATGACCAGGAGCTTCATCGCCGACATGTACATCGCCTACAACCTCCAGTTCGAGCTGAAGCCCTCCACAACCTCGCCATCCAGTCGTCTTCCCCACCACGGCCACGGCGCCATCACCGTCGATCTCCACCACCGATGCCTCCCCGCGGTTCCGAGCACGTCCACGACCTCCCTCGAAGTGAGCCGCGTCCATTCCCCCTCCTTGCCGCCTCGATTTGTTGCCGTAGCCGCCgttcccgagcacacccgagctctCCTGTACGCGTACGTGTGTGTCGTGCTGCTGCTTCTTGCCGATGCTACTTTGCACTGCTGCCGCCTCCGGCTACTGTCGCCGTCACGTTCGTCGCTGCTTCCCATGCTCGACTGACCACACGCGCATGCCTGCGTCGCTGTACTCGACCGGCCGCGCGCTGGCCGTCCTCTGGCCACGCCTCGCGCGTGCACGCGCGCCCGCGTATCTGCTGCTCCTCCTAGCGAACTGCTACTCTACGTATTGCTGATGCTCTGCTCCagctaagctgcttgcgctgctTAGTTGCTACTGTCGCTAGGTGCTGCGCTTGCCTGCAATCCACTACTATTCGTCGATGCCGCCTCACGCTGCCGCCGCTGCTACGGCCGGCCATGGCCGAGCGGTGTGTGAGTGTGTGCCTCGTGTGTGCGTACTGTGTGTGTACGTGAGGTGTGTGCTCTGTGTGTGCGCGCGCCGTGCGTGTGGCCGGCTTGGCCATGGCCGGGGCGGCTTCATCCGTCGCTGCTCTACTGCTGCTTGTCTGCTTCTAGCCACAGCTGCTACCCTTTGTATACTACTGCAAGTACTGTAGTGGGTAGCTAGCTTTTGTATTTCTACAATGACTAGCCTTCTAAACTGCCACTAAACAGCGATAAGACAAGTCCTAACATGGGTAAAAATTATATAAACGAAAAGTAGACGTAATAAgcctcattttgttccattggaccTGCTTCAGATAATTCACGGATTAAATactacaaaaatcacaaaatgctatcttgTGTTAAAAGGAATAGAGTTACTCCCTAGCATAGTGTGTGTACGTGAGTGCGTAGTGTGTAGGCACCACAGCCGTGTGTGGCCGGCTATGCCACACCCTGGCCAGCCTTTTAGTTAGTTTATAATTAGTAGTACTAGCTAATTTATCCAATAGTAGATGAAATGTGGACCCACTAATGGTTTAGAGAAAAACAAAATTTAAAATAATTGTCTAAATCAACGACATGTGGCCCCGTATACTGTTCATATATTGACTAGTCAATCTTTGACTGGGTCAACCTAACCCcctggccccactgtcatacactaTGAGACAAAATTATTTTACTGTGTAAtttataaatataaataaattcaaaaaaaaaatataaaataaatcgtagctcagatgaaaatactttctacatgaaagttgctcagaacgacgagacgaatccggataagcagcccgttcgtccgccacgcatccctagcataccgaatacgcaactttccccctccgattcatctgtccgaaaacgcgaaacaccgggaatactttcccggatgttttcccccttcaccggtaccacctcgtaccgtgttagggtacacctagcatcacgctttgtcatggcatgcatcgtcatgcatttgtttgcattatatttattgtttcttccccctcttctctcgctagacaccgagactgacgccgctgctacccagtacgactacggtgttgacgaccactctctcttgccagagcaaccaggcaagcccccccccttgatcaccagatatcgcctactctcctctatactacttgcattagagtagtgtagcatgttactgctttccgttatcctatcctgatgcatagcctgtccttgctactactgttgttacctttacctgcaatcctaaatgcttagtataggatgctagtttaccatcagtagccttacattcttgtccgtctgccatgctatactactgggccgtgatcacttcaggaggtgatcacgggcatatgctatatactttacactgttacattactagtgatactgtttggagatgggggctgaaggggcaggtggctccatccaggtagtggtgggcctgagttcccgacggcacCCGACTGTTACTTTcaggcgaagcgacagggcaggttgagaccacctaggagagaggtgggcctggccctggtccgCGTTCGCgcatacttaacacgcttaacgagatcttggtatttgatctgagtctggctactggcctatacgcactaaccatctacgcggggacagttatgggcactcgacattgtggtatcagccgaagccttcgtgacgtcagcgactgagcggcgcgcgccgggttggaccgcgtaacgcaacttcctttgtaatggaggttgctaggtctgctctccggccgcgttcgcaacgtgcaggtgtgcaaagggcgatgggcccagacccctgcgccatagggtttagaccggcgtgctgacctctctgttgtgcctaggtagggccgcgacatgttgatcttccgaggccgggcatgacccaggaaagtgtgtccggccaaatgggatcgagcgtgttgggatatgtggtgcacccctgcagggaagttaatctattcgaatagccgtgatctttggtaacaggacgacttggagttgtaccttgaccttatgacaactagaaccggatacttaataaaacacacccttccaagttccagatacaaccggtgatcgctctctcacaggacagcgaggggaggatcatcggttaggattatgctatgtgatgttacttggtgaacttaccatctactctcttctcctgctgcaagatggaggttaccggaagcgtagtcttcgaaaggactagctatccccctcttattccggcattctgcagttcagtccacatatgatagccttattccagttgataccaatgcatacatatgtagtgtagctccttgcttgcgagtactttggatgagtactcacggttgctttctccctcttttcccctttcccttctacccgattgctgcgaccagacgttggagtccaggaaccagacgccaccgtcgacgacgactactactactcgggaggtgcctactactacgtgcagcccgctgacaacgactaggagtagtttaggaggatcccaggcaggaggcctgcgcctctttcgatctgtatcccggtttgtgctagccttcttaaggcaaacttgtttaacttatgtctgtactcagatattgttgcttccgctgactcgtctatgatcgagctcttgtattcgagccttcgaggcccctggcttgtaatatgatggtTGTATGACTtactttatttgtagagttgtgttgtgatatcttcccgtgagtccctgatcttgatcgtacatgtttgtgtgtatgattagtgtacgattgaatcgggggcgtcacacatacgTCAGATTGGAGAAAGACTAGAAGCAAGACTCTGTCACACTCAGGAATACCTGAGAGAGgtccatgcagagatgatggagatgaagctcatggcCACCATGATGAAGCAAAACATCGACGATTTGAAGGATCACATCGCACAATTCTAGTGGGACTAAAGCATTTTCAAGAAGGATGaatgaataaagatggaagtaatgcttgaccataccaaactatgtggatggcagcttttgtaatagagtacttttgaaatttgagttttgagtagtggttaaggatgtaataaaggATTTGATATGAAGAGAATTATGGATGAACTAGTGCATTTTTTTGGCTATACTTGTCTGTGTGAACACTTGACCAATGGAAAAGGAAATGTATTCCATAGAGTGAAGTTTAGAGAAATGAGTTGGAGTTTTATTTTAGTTATGATGGTTACCTCAAGAGTATGAaggaatgaagtactattggatttaaaggagatataatgttggaatatggaacaatagtaactccaaggatgagttaaagttatacaagtgttgaagtgggccataacccacaggtcccaggatttgataaggaaacaagcacaatcttgttgaagaAAAGAATTCTAGAAGAAGCTGTGATTTCATCAACAGATGTTTCATACGAGGTTACgtaaacccgagagttgtgaagaaatgaTAGGGATTTTGTTTGGCTTGCGGAACCAATGGATTTACCCGAACCCAGTTCGTGGAGAAGagaagttctgcaatgcttgtgaggatgcccaagtgttagaaaatgtgattcactatctgcgtatgtagtaatgattcaagtacgggatggattggcccccataccggagacttctatcatgagctatcatattttgatggaaaatcagagagccttAAAACCCTAGAAGAGTGTCGACATGACAAGCCAAAAGCCTTAGAATGGCAGGATGATGGAAACCCTATACAGGCACCTATTGCCAATCATAGGTTATGTGGTGAGGTTCAGCCTAGACCCATTTCCTGCGGGAGGAACCATTAATTGTCGACCACCATGAGATtttcgatagttgtttagcattggcgacAGCCtgacagctaagaagacccagtctcgaaaGGGTCATATTTTGATGCAAGGACTCAAGATTTTGAGGAAAAGGTCATGCCCTTACCTGAAGAGCCTTAAAGAAAGAGTTACTCTAAGGAGTATGAGAAGACCGACATCGCCAATgcaaaggatggagtacatgagttttgttgGAACCATGACCatacttctaagggtggtagcaccccataccatgtgttgatgaatggattttcaaggagacccccaaacctaaccttctttctagcctctccgaatctcgaggatgagattcattttacgggtggtagtttgtaacatcccaaaattctaaattttggaatgttatattaaataaataattgtgattgtttgtttgatttttgtgtgattgattgtgtgaaactgagtggaaattgaaactttttgaaagttgaatgggagggaataaaaggacttacccaaaactttcatcttgcattttgatatccaagaattcaaattcatttcatcacaaaaccccagagtgaagataatatgacttcttccatttaaagaaatgaaaaggggtttgaaaatgatttgaattccatttgaaacaTTTCAagtttagaaactttaagcaactcaatgaggtcatgagggaagataaaatgacttcttcatatttgaggaaagagagttggaagtttcaaagaaataaattggaagtcactttgaagttatttgaaactcatttttccattcgaagttgtttgaaattccaaattcaaatccaattgggagttatttgagtttctttttaaaatatttttttcctaaaaataaataaatggaaataagggtaaaatgattcccttcaatggaaaattacgagaaaataaatttgaaatcattttgctattttaaaaatgattttattgattttaaatgcaacagtagcgctgtttgacttttatgaatttttttggaatttatttgaacttggaaaatagttcatcttattcttCGTATTTTTTTgagcattttggtatataatatgcctatatagttTTTTTTATTATTACTCAGTTTGTTGGTTTTTCTGAttgtcaaaaaaaagaaaaactttttattAAAAAAACGCACGCACGCGCTGGCCAGCCGGCCCAGCAGCCACCCAGCCGCGCGGCCCACTGGCCAACTGGCCAGCTGGCCCAGTGCCCCAACAGGCCAGGTCCGCCCGCGCCCGAAGGCCTCCGCCTCGTCCGTCCGCTCCTCGTCTCCCTCTCGCTCGCACGCAGGTGCCAGGAGGGCCCCACCCCGTCACCCCcaacctcccgctcctcccgctggATGAGCACGCGCACGCACCCGCCGGCCAAAGCTCTAGGGATAGAGCTTATCCCGCAGCCCCAAGCACCCCTCTCTGCGCCTATATAAGCCTCGGAGCCCCCTCTCTCCATTCTGCCACTTCGCATCGTCCCTCGCTCCTCACAACCACCGCCTTCGTCagttggatctcgccggagccgaaACCCTCCGCCGATGATTACGTCACCGGTGGTGCACCCGAGCCGCTCTTTTCTTTGTCACCTAACCCCCAAGCCTGTGCGCATCATTTTGACATATTGGTTTCCCCTAGGTCGC is from Triticum aestivum cultivar Chinese Spring chromosome 3A, IWGSC CS RefSeq v2.1, whole genome shotgun sequence and encodes:
- the LOC123058369 gene encoding uncharacterized protein; its protein translation is MVDLVLMATMLPGVWDDDQELHRRHVHRLQPPVRAEALHNLAIQSSSPPRPRRHHRRSPPPMPPRGSEHVHDLPRNVGVQEPDATVDDDYYYSGGAYYYVQPADND